From one Neovison vison isolate M4711 chromosome 1, ASM_NN_V1, whole genome shotgun sequence genomic stretch:
- the FOXI1 gene encoding forkhead box protein I1 — translation MSSFDLPAPSPARCSPQFPSIGQEPPEMSLYHENFFYPQGVPSPQRPPSFEGGGEYGATPNPYLWLNGPTMTPPPYLPGTNASPFLPQAYGVQRQLLPGMSGLGGGDLGWLPIPSQEELMKLVRPPYSYSALIAMAIHGAPDKRLTLSQIYQYVADNFPFYNKSKAGWQNSIRHNLSLNDCFKKVPRDEDDPGKGNYWTLDPNCEKMFDNGNFRRKRKRKSDVASSTGSLASEKTENSLLTGSPKTAEAQDILDSASPGTTGSPEKPPSPPPPGTPCLNSFLSTMTAYVSGSSPASRPVATPGLSPEPTDKMGQNLLNFSSYTPLTNLSGHGGGGEWANPMPANALGYGGSVLNQFSPHFYNSINTNSVLYPREGTEV, via the exons ATGAGCTCCTTCGACCTCCCGGCACCCTCCCCAGCTCGCTGCAGCCCCCAGTTCCCCAGCATCGGCCAGGAGCCCCCCGAGATGAGCCTTTACCATGAGAACTTCTTCTACCCACAGGGCGTGCCCAGCCCTCAGCGGCCCCCCTCCTTTGAGGGGGGTGGCGAGTACGGGGCCACCCCCAACCCCTACCTCTGGCTCAATGGGCCGACCATGACTCCACCGCCCTACCTGCCGGGCACCAACGCCagccccttcctgccccaggcCTATGGTGTGCAGAGGCAGCTGCTGCCCGGTATGTCTGGGCTGGGGGGCGGCGACCTGGGCTGGCTGCCTATCCCCTCGCAGGAGGAGCTGATGAAGCTGGTGCGGCCCCCCTATTCCTACTCGGCTCTCATTGCCATGGCCATCCACGGGGCGCCCGACAAGCGCCTCACCCTCAGCCAGATCTACCAGTACGTGGCCGACAACTTCCCCTTCTACAACAAGAGCAAGGCCGGCTGGCAGAACTCCATCCGCCACAACCTGTCTCTCAATGACTGCTTCAAGAAGGTGCCCCGTGACGAGGACGACCCAG GCAAAGGGAATTACTGGACCCTGGACCCCAACTGTGAAAAGATGTTCGATAATGGAAATTTccgcaggaagaggaagagaaaatcggATGTTGCCTCCAGCACGGGATCCCTGGCCTCCGAGAAGACGGAGAACAGCCTCCTCACGGGCAGCCCCAAGAcggcagaggcccaggacatcCTGGACAGTGCTTCACCGGGGACCACCGGCTCCCCAGAGaagccaccctcccctcccccgccaggcACCCCCTGCCTCAACAGCTTCCTTTCCACCATGACCGCCTACGTGAGCGGGTCGAGCCCGGCGAGCCGCCCTGTGGCAACAccgggactgagccctgagcccaCGGACAAGATGGGGCAGAACTTGCTGAACTTCAGCTCGTACACCCCACTCACCAACCTCAGCGGCCACGGGGGCGGGGGCGAGTGGGCCAACCCCATGCCTGCCAACGCTCTCGGCTACGGAGGCTCTGTCCTCAACCAGTTCAGCCCCCATTTCTACAACAGTATCAACACGAACAGCGTCCTCTATCCCAGGGAGGGCACCGAGGTCTAG